A single genomic interval of Pyrus communis chromosome 5, drPyrComm1.1, whole genome shotgun sequence harbors:
- the LOC137733619 gene encoding receptor-like protein 50 — translation MGSRRCLFVSNMCYILSKVVLFHLMVVSSSVSTLQQSCRDDERTALLQFKESFIINRSALHSDDDYPKILQWKLAEGQNGNCCAWDGIVCDERTGHVIGLDLSSSCLLGSINSNSSLFRLVQLQVLNLADNHFNYSRIPTSIRNFPRLMHLNLSNSLFSGQIPSQISQLTKLSSLDLSLNHLTGPIPSLGNLTHLTKLFLSSNQLTGPIPSLGNLIHLTVLSLSSNQLTGPIPSLGNLTHLTKLSLSRNQLTGQIPSLRNLTHLTKLSMSSNQLTGPIPSLENLTHLTKLSLSRNQLTGPIPSLGNLTHLTKLSMSSNQLTGQIPSLGNLTHLTKLSLSSNQLTGQILSIGNLTHLTKLFLSSNHLTGPIPNSLSNLINLEALDLTDNNLTGTVEFHMFHKLQGLTKLKLSRNSLKFFTETESANASLLPKFNFLGLGSCNIREFPSFLQYQETLVYLDLSYNHLHGEVPKWMLNTSTKTLTYMDISHNFLSSIVQHSNAFPWVNLQFLELQNNMLHGPLPMPPPHTVHYRVANNNLNGTISSLICSMTSLQHLDLSNNNMSGTLPPCLGNFSTDLRVLKLGNNSFSGFLPETYTNTSSLRLIDVSYNQLRGQLPRSLRNCMTLEFIDLSHNKFSDVFPLWLGALPELKLLAMHQNAFHGLIEEADQDNVEYFPELRILDLSFNSFRGKFPSQNIFSGNVMRGVTQNQSTYMKVDTTIDAPSLKLIFYTFYSITITSKSVERYYSKIQEAFAVIDISSNKFEGRIPEFIGNLEGLISFNISGNLLTGPIPSSFGNLRRIESLDLSQNKLSGQIPQSLTQLTFLAIFIVSNNNLTGPIPHGTQLISFGSSSYEGNPGLCGDPLPKKCGDPKAPHLLPSRIEENDSGLFEFDWKFVLAGLGSGLVVGVVLSDVVITKKNEWFIEIVKTIKLMIGNS, via the coding sequence ATGGGATCCCGCCGGTGCTTGTTTGTGTCCAATATGTGTTATATACTTTCAAAAGTTGTGTTGTTTCATCTCATGGTTGTTAGCTCATCAGTTTCCACATTGCAGCAATCTTGTCGCGACGACGAGAGGACTGCCTTGCTGCAATTCAAGGAAAGCTTCATCATTAACAGATCTGCCTTGCATTCTGATGACGATTATCCAAAGATTTTGCAATGGAAACTAGCTGAGGGACAAAATGGCAACTGCTGTGCATGGGATGGCATTGTGTGTGACGAGAGGACGGGTCATGTTATTGGCCTTGATCTTAGTAGCAGCTGTCTCCTGGGCTCTATCAACTCCAACAGCAGCCTTTTCCGGCTTGTTCAGCTTCAAGTGCTGAACCTCGCTGACAACCACTTCAACTACTCCCGAATTCCTACTAGCATTAGGAATTTCCCTAGGCTCATGCATCTTAATCTCTCtaattctttattttctggCCAAATCCCATCCCAAATTTCACAGTTGACCAAATTGTCGTCCCTTGATCTGTCTTTAAATCATTTAACTGGTCCAATTCCTTCTCTAGGAAATCTCACCCACCTCACAAAACTATTTCTGTCTTCGAATCAGTTAACCGGTCCAATTCCTTCTCTAGGAAATCTCATCCACCTCACAGTACTTTCTCTATCTTCAAATCAGTTAACCGGTCCAATTCCTTCTCTAGGAAATCTCACCCACCTCACGAAACTTTCTCTGTCTAGGAATCAGTTAACGGGTCAAATTCCTTCTCTAAGAAATCTCACCCACCTCACAAAACTTTCTATGTCTTCAAATCAGTTAACGGGTCCAATTCCTTCTCTAGAAAATCTCACCCACCTCACCAAACTTTCTCTGTCTAGGAATCAATTAACCGGTCCAATTCCTTCCCTAGGAAATCTCACCCACCTCACAAAACTTTCTATGTCTTCGAATCAGTTAACCGGTCAAATTCCTTCCCTAGGAAATCTCACCCACCTCACAAAACTTTCGTTGTCTTCAAATCAGTTAACGGGTCAAATTCTTTCTATAGGAAATCTCACCCACCTCACCAAACTTTTTCTGTCTTCAAATCATTTAACCGGTCCAATTCCTAATTCCTTATCCAATCTCATCAATCTCGAGGCATTAGATCTAACTGATAATAATCTGACTGGCACAGTGGAGTTCCACATGTTTCATAAGTTACAAGGGCTCACCAAATTAAAACTATCTCGTAacagtttgaaattttttacagAAACAGAAAGTGCGAATGCAAGCCTACTTCCAAAGTTCAACTTTCTAGGATTGGGTTCGTGCAACATAAGAGAGTTCCCAAGTTTCCTGCAGTATCAAGAAACATTGGTGTACTTGGACCTTTCCTACAACCATTTGCATGGTGAAGTACCAAAATGGATGTTGAACACAAGCACAAAGACTTTGACGTACATGGACATTTCTCACAACTTCCTTTCAAGCATTGTCCAGCATTCAAATGCCTTTCCTTGGGTTAACCTACAATTTTTAGAGCTCCAGAATAACATGCTACATGGGCCGCTACCGATGCCTCCACCACACACAGTTCACTATCGTGTTGCAAACAACAATCTAAATGGAACAATTTCATCATTGATCTGTAGTATGACTTCTCTTCAGCACCTTGATCTCTCCAACAACAATATGAGTGGAACGCTTCCCCCCTGTCTCGGAAACTTCAGCACTGATCTGCGAGTTTTAAAACTTGGAAACAACTCTTTCAGCGGTTTTCTTCCTGAAACATACACCAACACAAGCAGTCTGAGGTTGATTGATGTTAGTTATAACCAATTGCGAGGGCAACTACCAAGGTCATTGCGGAACTGCATGACACTTGAGTTTATTGATCTGTCACACAATAAATTCAGCGATGTTTTTCCCTTATGGTTGGGGGCTCTTCCAGAGTTAAAACTTTTGGCAATGCACCAGAACGCGTTCCACGGTCTGATAGAGGAAGCTGATCAGGACAATGTTGAATATTTCCCTGAGTTGCGAATTTTGGATCTATCTTTTAATAGTTTCAGAGGCAAGTTTCCGTCTCAAAACATCTTTTCCGGGAATGTCATGAGGGGTGTCACTCAAAACCAGTCAACATATATGAAGGTAGACACAACTATTGATGCTCCTAGTCTTAAGCTAATCTTTTATACATTTTACTCAATCACAATAACTAGCAAAAGTGTGGAGAGATATTATTCGAAGATTCAAGAAGCCTTTGCAGTGATTGACATCTCAAGCAACAAATTTGAAGGGAGGATTCCTGAATTTATTGGGAACCTAGAGGGGCTGATCTCATTCAATATATCTGGTAATCTCCTAACTGGTCCCATCCCATCATCTTTCGGGAATTTAAGGCGGATTGAATCACTGGACCTTTCACAAAACAAGCTTTCAGGACAAATCCCTCAAAGCCTCACGCAGCTTACATTCCTTGCCATATTCATTGTCTCTAACAACAATTTGACAGGTCCAATACCGCATGGAACCCAACTTATCTCATTCGGTAGCAGTTCATATGAAGGAAACCCTGGATTGTGTGGAGATCCTTTGCCAAAGAAATGCGGAGATCCTAAGGCTCCTCACCTGTTGCCTTCAAGAATCGAAGAAAATGATTCAGGCTTGTTTGAATTTGATTGGAAATTTGTTTTGGCTGGACTCGGCAGTGGGTTGGTAGTGGGAGTTGTTCTTTCGGATGTGGTGATCACAAAGAAGAATGAATGGTTTATTGAGATTGTTAAAACCATCAAACTGATGATAGGAAATTCATAA